One stretch of Streptomyces sp. A2-16 DNA includes these proteins:
- a CDS encoding DinB family protein — MHAKDILIDGFTRIQEEVHAVVEGLSPDDLHHRPGPDANSVAWLVWHLTRVQDDHVAGAFGLDQVWLTQDWEKRFGLDLKPRDIGYGHTSAQVDKVRVDSPDLLAGYYDAVHAQSLEALRGLTAGDLERVVDENWDPPVTLGVRLVSVLSDDLQHVGQAAYLRGMLQSAAS, encoded by the coding sequence ATGCATGCCAAGGACATCCTCATCGACGGGTTCACCCGCATCCAGGAAGAAGTCCACGCCGTCGTCGAGGGCCTGAGCCCCGACGACCTCCACCATCGCCCCGGCCCCGACGCCAACTCCGTCGCCTGGCTCGTCTGGCATCTCACCCGCGTCCAGGACGACCATGTGGCCGGCGCCTTCGGCCTCGACCAGGTCTGGCTGACGCAGGACTGGGAGAAGCGCTTCGGCCTGGACCTCAAGCCCCGAGACATCGGCTACGGCCACACCTCCGCGCAGGTGGACAAAGTGCGGGTCGACTCGCCCGACCTGCTGGCCGGCTACTACGACGCCGTCCACGCCCAGAGCCTCGAAGCCCTGCGCGGGCTGACCGCGGGGGACCTGGAACGGGTCGTGGACGAGAACTGGGATCCGCCGGTCACCCTGGGGGTCCGGCTGGTCAGCGTCCTGTCCGACGATCTCCAGCACGTCGGACAGGCAGCCTATCTGCGGGGAATGCTTCAGAGCGCGGCTTCGTAG
- a CDS encoding LysR substrate-binding domain-containing protein → MELRHLQHFVAVAEDQHFTRAAERLLVSQSGLSASIRALERELQTPLFVRTTRRVTLTPAGRALLGEAERILAQVRSAHEAVAAVQGVLRGMLAIGSEQCIAGLHVAGLLAAFRRQHPDVEICLRQAGSAALAEEVAAGRLDLAFAVRAAQEDTDQLRVVPLSSEPMTVLCHPSHRLAAVGAAVTPEDLDGEVFVDFHPDWGPRRTTDAAFAAAGTRRNVALEVNDVHSLLDLVDENLGVAVVPRHFRHKRESLTALPVKGTGETVYETVALLPPSQATSPAARALMALLETGGLGTPPDGAHPS, encoded by the coding sequence ATGGAACTGCGCCATCTCCAGCACTTCGTGGCGGTCGCCGAGGACCAGCACTTCACCCGGGCCGCCGAGCGGCTGCTCGTGTCCCAGTCGGGCCTGTCCGCGTCCATCCGGGCGCTGGAGAGGGAGCTGCAGACCCCGCTGTTCGTCCGGACCACCCGCCGGGTGACCCTCACCCCGGCCGGCCGGGCGCTGCTGGGCGAGGCCGAGCGGATCCTGGCTCAGGTGCGGTCCGCGCACGAGGCGGTGGCCGCCGTGCAGGGTGTGCTGCGCGGGATGCTCGCGATCGGATCCGAGCAGTGCATCGCCGGGCTGCATGTGGCGGGGCTGCTCGCCGCGTTCCGGCGGCAGCATCCGGATGTCGAGATCTGTCTGCGCCAGGCGGGGTCGGCCGCGCTGGCGGAGGAGGTGGCGGCCGGGCGCCTCGATCTGGCCTTCGCCGTGCGGGCGGCGCAGGAGGACACCGACCAGTTGCGTGTCGTACCGCTGTCGAGCGAGCCCATGACCGTGCTGTGCCACCCCAGCCACCGGCTCGCGGCCGTCGGCGCGGCCGTGACGCCCGAGGACCTGGACGGTGAGGTGTTCGTCGACTTCCATCCGGACTGGGGGCCGCGCCGCACCACCGACGCGGCCTTCGCCGCCGCGGGAACGCGCCGCAACGTCGCCCTGGAGGTCAACGACGTGCACAGCCTCCTCGACCTGGTGGACGAGAACCTCGGCGTGGCCGTCGTACCGCGGCACTTCCGGCACAAGCGGGAGTCGCTGACCGCTCTCCCGGTCAAGGGCACCGGCGAGACCGTGTACGAGACGGTCGCCCTGCTGCCGCCCTCACAGGCCACCAGCCCGGCGGCCCGGGCGCTGATGGCCCTGCTGGAAACAGGGGGTTTGGGTACACCCCCGGACGGGGCCCACCCCTCGTGA
- a CDS encoding VOC family protein: MRRVALVTLVVDDYDEALRFYTEALGFRLVEDTPRPDGSRWVVVRPDDRESGTDLLLARAKGGAQQDRVGNQTGGRVGFFLHTDDFARDHARMLAAGVTFLEEPRHESYGSVAVFQDLYGNRWDLLQPAA, encoded by the coding sequence ATGAGACGCGTCGCCCTGGTCACCCTCGTCGTCGACGACTACGACGAGGCGCTCCGCTTCTACACCGAGGCCCTCGGTTTCCGCCTCGTCGAGGACACGCCCCGCCCCGACGGCTCCCGCTGGGTCGTCGTACGGCCGGACGACCGCGAGAGCGGCACCGATCTGCTGCTCGCCCGCGCCAAGGGCGGCGCCCAGCAGGACCGGGTGGGCAACCAGACCGGCGGTCGCGTCGGCTTCTTCCTGCACACCGACGACTTCGCCCGGGACCACGCCCGGATGCTCGCCGCGGGCGTGACCTTCCTGGAGGAGCCCCGCCACGAGTCCTACGGCTCGGTCGCCGTCTTCCAGGACCTGTACGGAAACCGCTGGGACCTGCTCCAGCCCGCCGCCTGA
- a CDS encoding carotenoid oxygenase family protein translates to MTDPTRRNVLRGAAAVAAAGALVGTGAGAPPAAAAPRTTRRLPFLEGAFEPVTEELTAFDLPVTGRIPRELNGRYLRNGPNVLGLEDPRAHHWMLGDGMVHGVRLREGRAEWYRNRWVRSSQVAKKLGEPYPGPVPPDDFPCNTHVIPYRGRILALQESGPLPYELDDELNTVGTYDFRGTLEGAFTAHTKFDAHAGELHAIAYYPTWDHVRHLVVDPGGRVSRSTRIPVADAPMIHDFALTENHVVILDMPVTFDPAGAERGDIVPYVWNDRHPARIGVLPRKGGAVRWFEVDPVYYSHTLNAYEEGPNLVIDTTNFDAPFLVAGNGSGGPYGTGTPRLDRWTVDLRQGRVRVRTLDDRPQEFPRVNEALVSRRHRYGYSAASAEMAVAYQAIDGNPPPDRAFSNAVIKHDLLRGTSQVHRLPRGAAASEAVFVPADPCAERAAEDDGYAIAYVHNPDRGASDLVILAAQDFTAEPVARIHLPGRVPLGFHGSWIPDA, encoded by the coding sequence ATGACGGACCCCACACGACGGAACGTACTGCGCGGAGCGGCGGCGGTCGCGGCGGCCGGCGCCCTCGTGGGCACCGGGGCGGGCGCACCGCCCGCCGCGGCGGCGCCCCGGACCACACGCCGCTTACCCTTCCTGGAAGGCGCCTTCGAGCCGGTCACCGAGGAGCTGACGGCCTTCGACCTGCCGGTCACCGGCCGCATCCCCCGCGAGCTGAACGGCCGCTATCTGCGCAACGGCCCCAACGTGCTGGGCCTGGAGGACCCGCGCGCCCACCACTGGATGCTCGGCGACGGCATGGTGCACGGGGTCCGGCTGCGCGAGGGACGCGCGGAGTGGTACCGCAACCGCTGGGTGCGCTCCTCCCAGGTCGCGAAGAAGCTCGGCGAGCCCTACCCGGGCCCGGTGCCGCCGGACGACTTCCCGTGCAACACCCATGTGATCCCGTACCGGGGACGGATCCTGGCGCTCCAGGAGAGCGGGCCGCTGCCCTACGAGCTCGACGACGAGCTGAACACCGTGGGCACGTACGACTTCCGGGGCACCCTGGAGGGCGCGTTCACCGCGCACACCAAGTTCGACGCCCACGCGGGCGAGCTGCACGCGATCGCCTACTACCCGACCTGGGACCATGTGCGGCACCTGGTGGTGGACCCGGGCGGCCGCGTCTCGCGCAGCACCAGGATCCCGGTGGCGGACGCGCCGATGATCCACGACTTCGCGCTCACCGAGAACCACGTGGTGATCCTCGACATGCCGGTGACCTTCGACCCGGCGGGCGCCGAGCGCGGCGACATCGTGCCCTATGTCTGGAACGACCGGCATCCGGCCCGGATCGGTGTGCTGCCGCGCAAGGGCGGTGCGGTCCGCTGGTTCGAGGTCGACCCGGTGTACTACTCGCACACCCTCAACGCGTACGAGGAGGGGCCGAACCTCGTCATCGACACGACGAACTTCGACGCGCCCTTCCTCGTGGCGGGCAACGGCTCGGGAGGCCCTTACGGGACGGGCACCCCGCGGCTGGACCGCTGGACGGTGGACCTGCGGCAGGGGCGGGTGCGGGTGCGGACCCTCGACGACCGTCCGCAGGAGTTCCCTCGGGTCAACGAGGCTCTGGTGTCGCGCCGGCACCGCTACGGCTACTCGGCGGCGTCCGCGGAGATGGCCGTGGCCTATCAGGCGATCGACGGCAACCCGCCTCCCGACCGGGCCTTCAGCAACGCGGTCATCAAGCACGATCTGCTGAGGGGCACCTCACAGGTGCACCGGCTGCCTCGAGGTGCGGCCGCGAGCGAGGCCGTCTTCGTGCCGGCCGACCCCTGCGCCGAGCGGGCCGCGGAGGACGACGGCTACGCGATCGCGTATGTGCACAACCCCGATCGCGGGGCCTCGGACCTGGTGATTCTCGCGGCCCAGGACTTCACGGCCGAGCCGGTGGCCCGGATCCATCTGCCGGGGCGGGTGCCGCTGGGCTTCCACGGGAGCTGGATTCCCGACGCGTGA
- the shiA gene encoding shikimate transporter encodes MSSAQRPSRADGANGSGLARRAAIASFMGAVVDWYDFFLYGIVAGLLFGDLFFPDASPAVGTLAAWATFGVGFLFRPLGGIVFGHFGDRLGRKRMLVLTMLVMGLASTLIGVLPTYAQAGIWAPVLLVLLRATQGFAVGGEWGGAALMAVENAPRKWRSLYSSGVQVGASVGLLLATLITKVMSGTTSEAAFRAWGWRIPFLVSAALVIVGLVIRARVEESPVFTEKVAAMSETARPRVPLVAAVHSNPAGFFAIIGLRFVELFTFYGVTTFGLSYGTDELGMNRDTLLDVNLAVGALAVVTIPAFAYLADRHGRRRLYCWGALIGAVSAVPYFWAMESGSLLLIVVCAVLLVNVAHDMAVSVQQSLFTDMFGPEYRYSGAGVGYQLASAVGGGFTPLIAGSLVIWAGGGWSLVAAYVALGCLVSFLVALRLPGVDRAKEPAAVPEEAAAL; translated from the coding sequence ATGAGCAGTGCACAGCGGCCGAGCCGGGCCGACGGCGCCAACGGTTCCGGCCTCGCCAGAAGGGCGGCGATCGCGAGCTTCATGGGAGCGGTCGTCGACTGGTACGACTTCTTCCTCTACGGCATCGTCGCGGGCCTTCTCTTCGGCGACCTGTTCTTCCCCGACGCCTCCCCGGCCGTGGGCACCCTCGCCGCCTGGGCCACCTTCGGTGTCGGCTTCCTCTTCCGGCCGCTGGGCGGCATCGTCTTCGGCCACTTCGGGGACCGCCTCGGCCGCAAGCGCATGCTCGTGCTGACCATGCTCGTCATGGGCCTGGCCAGCACCCTGATCGGCGTCCTGCCCACCTACGCCCAGGCCGGCATCTGGGCCCCCGTCCTGCTGGTCCTGCTGCGCGCCACCCAGGGCTTCGCGGTCGGCGGCGAATGGGGCGGTGCCGCCCTGATGGCGGTGGAGAACGCGCCCCGCAAGTGGCGCTCGCTCTACAGCAGCGGTGTCCAGGTCGGCGCCTCCGTGGGTCTGCTGCTGGCCACGCTGATCACCAAGGTCATGTCGGGCACGACCTCCGAGGCCGCCTTCCGCGCCTGGGGCTGGCGCATCCCCTTCCTGGTGAGCGCGGCCCTGGTGATCGTCGGCCTGGTCATCCGGGCCAGGGTCGAGGAGTCGCCGGTCTTCACCGAGAAGGTCGCCGCGATGTCGGAGACCGCCCGGCCCCGTGTCCCGCTGGTTGCCGCCGTCCACTCCAACCCGGCCGGCTTCTTCGCCATCATCGGCCTGCGCTTCGTCGAACTGTTCACCTTCTACGGCGTCACCACGTTCGGCCTGTCCTACGGCACCGACGAACTCGGCATGAACCGCGACACCCTCCTCGACGTCAACCTCGCGGTCGGCGCTCTGGCCGTCGTCACCATCCCCGCCTTCGCCTACCTCGCCGACCGCCACGGCCGCCGTCGCCTGTACTGCTGGGGCGCGCTGATCGGGGCGGTGAGCGCGGTGCCGTACTTCTGGGCGATGGAGTCCGGTTCGCTGCTGCTGATCGTGGTGTGCGCGGTGCTGCTGGTGAACGTGGCCCACGACATGGCCGTCTCGGTCCAGCAGTCGCTGTTCACCGACATGTTCGGGCCCGAGTACCGCTACAGCGGCGCGGGCGTCGGCTACCAGCTCGCCAGTGCCGTGGGCGGCGGTTTCACCCCGCTCATCGCCGGTTCGCTGGTCATCTGGGCGGGCGGCGGCTGGTCGCTGGTGGCCGCGTACGTCGCCCTGGGCTGTCTGGTCTCCTTCCTCGTCGCGCTGCGCCTGCCCGGCGTGGACAGGGCGAAGGAGCCGGCCGCCGTACCCGAGGAGGCCGCGGCGCTCTGA
- a CDS encoding alcohol dehydrogenase catalytic domain-containing protein: MKAAVLTAPERIETVDDWPEPFCGPGDVLVAVHGVGLCGSDLAVFHGKRVPPSTPWVMGHEGFGRVVAAGADVPDHLVGRRVVIEPNYACLKCADCLTGLTSACPHRAIVGLDAPGVLAERVAVPAAFVHAVPDGPAAEDLACTEPYTVARAAVRRSGVTDRDRCLVVGAGAQGLLLCLVLSRLGITPVVTEPHPLRLERAVRLGAVADDGRTGFTCVFESSGYAPALRPAVDRAAPGATVVLVGLNAERLPLTTDDVVRRQLVLRGSMIYDHPGDFAAALTELPAARPGAVIEARFPLARAQEAFAGAAGRAGKTWIDLGSDHA, encoded by the coding sequence GTGAAAGCAGCTGTCCTCACGGCACCCGAACGGATCGAGACGGTCGACGACTGGCCGGAACCGTTCTGCGGACCGGGCGACGTGCTCGTGGCGGTGCACGGAGTCGGCCTGTGCGGCAGCGATCTGGCGGTGTTCCACGGCAAGCGGGTCCCGCCGTCCACGCCCTGGGTCATGGGCCATGAGGGGTTCGGACGAGTCGTGGCCGCCGGAGCGGACGTACCGGACCACCTGGTGGGCCGACGGGTGGTCATCGAGCCGAACTACGCCTGCCTCAAGTGCGCCGACTGCCTCACCGGCCTGACCTCCGCCTGCCCCCACCGCGCCATCGTCGGTCTGGACGCCCCAGGCGTCCTCGCCGAACGCGTCGCCGTCCCCGCGGCCTTCGTCCACGCCGTGCCCGACGGCCCCGCCGCCGAAGACCTCGCCTGTACGGAGCCCTACACCGTGGCCCGCGCCGCGGTCCGCCGCAGCGGCGTCACCGACCGGGACCGCTGCCTGGTCGTCGGCGCCGGCGCCCAGGGCCTGCTGCTGTGCCTCGTCCTGTCCCGCCTCGGCATCACGCCCGTCGTCACCGAACCGCACCCCCTCCGCCTCGAACGGGCCGTACGGCTCGGCGCGGTCGCCGACGACGGCCGTACCGGATTCACCTGTGTCTTCGAGAGCTCCGGGTACGCACCCGCCCTGCGCCCCGCCGTGGACCGGGCCGCCCCCGGAGCCACGGTCGTGCTCGTCGGCCTCAACGCCGAGCGGCTGCCACTGACCACCGACGACGTGGTGCGGCGCCAGCTCGTGCTGCGCGGCTCGATGATCTACGACCACCCCGGCGACTTCGCCGCCGCCCTGACCGAACTGCCCGCCGCCCGCCCCGGTGCCGTGATCGAGGCCCGCTTCCCGCTCGCGCGGGCGCAGGAGGCCTTCGCCGGGGCCGCCGGACGTGCCGGCAAGACCTGGATCGACCTCGGGAGCGACCATGCGTAA
- a CDS encoding aldo/keto reductase encodes MTSETITADAAGTWTFGDLTVRRIGFGAMRLTGSAAFHLGTPSDRERSIAVLRRAIELGVNHIDTAAFYFSSLRSANEIINSALSPYRDDLVIAAKVGPFRDYAGEWATSARPEDLRGHVEENLRQLGRDHLDLVYLRRMGQDSVAEHFGALAELRDKGLVRHLGISDVEPRHLAEAQAIAPVVSVQNRFGLGSRNRVTDEMLRICGAQGIAFVPFYAIAGEAGPEGATDAHDEAVLAVARAHDASPAQVRLAWTLAQGPHVLAIPGTGNPDHLAENIAAGALRLTRDELDTLNSLHRQAG; translated from the coding sequence ATGACCTCCGAAACGATCACCGCGGACGCGGCCGGCACCTGGACATTCGGCGATCTCACCGTGCGGCGCATCGGCTTCGGCGCGATGCGGCTGACCGGGAGCGCGGCCTTCCATCTCGGCACCCCGAGCGACCGTGAGCGCTCGATCGCCGTGCTGCGCAGGGCGATCGAGCTCGGCGTGAACCACATCGACACCGCCGCCTTCTACTTCTCCTCCCTGCGCTCCGCCAACGAGATCATCAACAGCGCGCTGTCGCCGTACCGCGACGACCTCGTCATCGCCGCGAAGGTGGGCCCCTTCCGCGACTACGCGGGGGAGTGGGCCACGTCGGCACGCCCGGAGGACCTGCGCGGCCACGTGGAGGAGAACCTGCGCCAGCTCGGCCGCGACCACCTCGACCTGGTGTACCTGCGCCGGATGGGCCAGGACTCGGTCGCCGAGCACTTCGGTGCCCTCGCCGAACTGCGCGACAAGGGCCTCGTCCGGCACCTCGGCATCTCCGACGTCGAACCCAGGCACCTGGCCGAGGCGCAGGCCATCGCGCCGGTGGTGTCCGTGCAGAACCGTTTCGGGCTCGGCTCCCGCAACCGGGTCACCGACGAGATGCTGCGGATCTGCGGTGCACAGGGCATCGCCTTCGTGCCGTTCTACGCGATCGCCGGGGAGGCCGGACCCGAGGGCGCCACCGACGCCCACGACGAGGCGGTGCTGGCCGTCGCTCGGGCGCACGACGCGTCCCCCGCCCAGGTCAGGCTGGCCTGGACCCTCGCACAGGGCCCGCACGTCCTGGCGATCCCCGGCACCGGGAACCCCGACCACCTCGCCGAGAACATCGCGGCGGGCGCCCTGCGGCTCACCCGGGACGAGCTCGACACCCTGAACTCGCTGCACCGGCAAGCTGGTTGA
- a CDS encoding adenosine deaminase yields the protein MTATRVDADLIRRLPKAVLHDHLDGGLRPATVVELAAEVGHTLPTTDPDALAAWYFEAANSGDLVRYIATFEHTLAVLQTREGLLRAAEEYVLDLAADGVVYGEVRYAPELNTNGELTMAEVVETVQEGLAAGMAKAAAVGTPVRVGTLLCGMRMFDRVREAADLAVAFRDAGVVGFDIAGAEDGFPAADHLDAFEHLRRENVPFTIHAGEAHGLPSIHQAVQVCGAQRLGHGVRITEDIPDLAGGKLGRLAGWVRDRRIALEMCPTSNLQTGAATSIAEHPITALKDLGFRVTLNTDNRLVSGTTMTREMSLLVEEAGWSVEDLRTVTVNALKSAFIPFDERKALIEDVVLPGYEAAL from the coding sequence ATGACCGCTACGCGCGTAGACGCCGACCTGATCCGCCGCCTCCCCAAGGCCGTCCTGCACGACCACCTCGACGGCGGCCTGCGCCCCGCCACCGTGGTGGAGCTCGCGGCGGAGGTCGGCCACACCCTGCCCACCACCGACCCGGACGCCCTCGCCGCCTGGTACTTCGAGGCCGCCAACTCCGGTGACCTGGTGCGCTACATAGCCACCTTCGAGCACACCCTCGCCGTCCTGCAGACCCGCGAGGGCCTGCTGCGCGCGGCCGAGGAGTACGTCCTCGACCTGGCCGCCGACGGGGTCGTGTACGGCGAGGTGCGCTACGCCCCCGAGCTGAACACCAACGGCGAGCTGACCATGGCCGAGGTCGTCGAGACCGTCCAGGAGGGCCTGGCCGCCGGCATGGCGAAGGCCGCCGCCGTCGGCACCCCCGTGCGGGTCGGCACGCTGCTGTGCGGGATGCGGATGTTCGACCGGGTGCGCGAGGCCGCCGACCTGGCCGTCGCCTTCCGGGACGCCGGTGTCGTCGGCTTCGACATCGCCGGTGCCGAGGACGGCTTCCCGGCCGCCGACCACCTGGACGCCTTCGAGCACCTGCGCCGCGAGAACGTGCCGTTCACCATCCACGCCGGCGAGGCCCACGGCCTGCCCAGCATCCACCAGGCCGTCCAGGTGTGCGGCGCCCAGCGCCTCGGCCACGGCGTGCGGATCACCGAGGACATCCCCGACCTCGCGGGCGGCAAGCTCGGCCGGCTCGCGGGCTGGGTCCGGGACCGCCGTATCGCCCTGGAGATGTGCCCGACCTCCAACCTGCAGACCGGCGCCGCCACCTCCATCGCCGAGCACCCGATCACGGCCCTGAAGGACCTGGGCTTCCGCGTCACCCTCAACACCGACAACCGGCTGGTGTCGGGGACGACGATGACCCGGGAGATGTCGCTGCTGGTCGAGGAGGCCGGCTGGAGCGTCGAGGACCTGCGCACGGTCACGGTGAACGCACTGAAGAGCGCCTTCATCCCGTTCGACGAGCGCAAGGCCCTCATCGAGGACGTCGTCCTGCCCGGCTACGAAGCCGCGCTCTGA
- a CDS encoding pyridoxamine 5'-phosphate oxidase family protein, which produces MTITEGRAPEQRKRDVLARLEREMDIWVASADAEGLPCLVALWFVWDGECVWLSTRITNPTGRNLRDGRRTRLALGDTQDVVLIDGDVRTYAGTDVPSAAIDAFRAKTGWDPREDSASYAFFQVRPRTVQALNGVHEMRGRHVMEDGVWIA; this is translated from the coding sequence ATGACGATCACCGAGGGCCGTGCCCCCGAACAGCGCAAGCGTGACGTACTGGCCCGCCTGGAGCGGGAGATGGACATCTGGGTGGCCTCGGCGGACGCCGAGGGGCTGCCGTGTCTGGTCGCGCTGTGGTTCGTCTGGGACGGCGAGTGCGTCTGGCTGTCCACCCGGATCACCAATCCCACGGGCCGCAATCTGCGCGACGGCCGCCGCACCCGGCTGGCCCTGGGGGACACCCAGGACGTCGTGCTCATCGACGGGGACGTGCGGACGTACGCCGGGACGGACGTGCCGTCCGCGGCGATCGACGCCTTCCGGGCGAAGACGGGCTGGGATCCGCGCGAGGACAGCGCCTCCTACGCCTTCTTCCAGGTGCGCCCGCGCACCGTGCAGGCCCTCAACGGCGTGCACGAGATGCGCGGGCGGCATGTCATGGAGGACGGCGTCTGGATCGCCTGA
- a CDS encoding sugar phosphate isomerase/epimerase and 4-hydroxyphenylpyruvate domain-containing protein, producing the protein MRKSIATVCLSGTLTEKLTAAARAGFDGVEIFENDLLASPLTPEEIAARTADLGLRIDLYQPMRDIEAVPEEIFARNLRRARHKFELMRRLGADTVLVCSSVAAQAVDDDALAAEQLSRLADQAGEFGIRVAYEALAWGRHVSTYDHAWRIVEAADHPALGTCLDSFHILSRGSAPEDLEGIADIPGDKIFFLQLADAPLMAMDVLQWSRHYRCFPGQGGFDVAGLLRHVLSTGYDGPLSLEVFNDVFRQADAGRTALDGLRSLLALEENAGVSPLPAPVIPSGVAFAELATSDPEPVGELLTALGFTRTARHHGKPVDLWEQGEARVLVNAGTAGRRTDTALAAVGLETADPAASARRAEALLAPALPRRRTARDVPLESIAAPDGTEVLFCATGRPELPSWTDDFARTAENPTAAAVAIDHLALTQPWDHFDESVLFHRTVLGLNPHDTVELADPYGLFRSRALSATSDGPRLVLNLAPTAEQDGETLARHVAFAVEDIVATVRRVQEAGARLLRVPANYHDDLEARFEFADGELETYRELGILYDRDERGGEFRHCYTETVGHVFFEFVQRSGGYTGFGAANAPIRLAAQRRQEFVKPRR; encoded by the coding sequence ATGCGTAAGTCCATCGCCACCGTGTGCCTCAGCGGCACCCTCACCGAGAAGCTGACGGCCGCCGCACGGGCCGGCTTCGACGGGGTCGAGATCTTCGAGAACGACCTCCTCGCCAGCCCCCTCACCCCCGAGGAGATCGCCGCCCGCACGGCCGACCTGGGCCTGCGCATCGACCTCTACCAGCCGATGCGGGACATCGAGGCCGTCCCCGAGGAGATCTTCGCCCGCAATCTGAGGCGCGCCCGGCACAAGTTCGAGCTGATGCGCAGGCTCGGCGCCGACACCGTCCTCGTCTGCTCCAGCGTCGCCGCGCAGGCCGTGGACGACGACGCCCTCGCGGCGGAGCAGCTGAGCCGACTCGCGGACCAGGCCGGGGAGTTCGGCATCCGGGTGGCCTACGAGGCCCTGGCGTGGGGGCGGCACGTCAGCACGTACGACCACGCCTGGCGGATCGTCGAGGCCGCGGACCATCCCGCACTCGGCACCTGCCTGGACAGTTTCCACATCCTGTCCCGGGGCTCCGCACCCGAGGACCTCGAAGGCATCGCGGACATCCCCGGCGACAAGATCTTCTTCCTCCAGCTGGCCGACGCCCCGCTGATGGCCATGGACGTCCTCCAGTGGAGCCGCCACTACCGCTGCTTCCCCGGCCAGGGCGGCTTCGACGTCGCCGGACTCCTGCGCCACGTCCTGAGCACCGGATACGACGGCCCCCTGTCCCTGGAGGTCTTCAACGACGTGTTCCGCCAGGCGGACGCCGGCCGCACCGCCCTCGACGGACTGCGCTCCCTGCTCGCCCTGGAGGAGAACGCCGGCGTCTCCCCGCTGCCGGCCCCCGTGATCCCCTCCGGCGTCGCCTTCGCCGAACTCGCCACCAGCGACCCCGAACCCGTCGGCGAGCTCCTCACGGCGCTCGGTTTCACCCGCACCGCCCGCCATCACGGCAAGCCGGTCGACCTGTGGGAGCAGGGCGAGGCGCGCGTCCTCGTCAACGCGGGCACCGCCGGCCGCCGCACCGACACCGCCCTGGCCGCCGTAGGCCTGGAGACGGCCGATCCGGCGGCCTCCGCACGGCGGGCGGAGGCCCTGCTCGCGCCCGCCCTGCCCAGGCGCCGCACCGCACGGGACGTTCCGCTGGAGTCGATCGCCGCCCCGGACGGCACCGAAGTCCTGTTCTGCGCGACCGGCCGCCCCGAACTCCCCAGCTGGACCGACGACTTCGCCCGCACGGCCGAGAACCCGACCGCCGCCGCCGTCGCCATCGACCACCTCGCGCTGACCCAGCCCTGGGACCACTTCGACGAATCGGTGCTCTTCCACCGCACCGTGCTGGGCCTGAACCCCCACGACACGGTCGAACTCGCCGATCCCTACGGCCTGTTCCGCAGCCGCGCCCTGTCCGCCACCTCCGACGGGCCCCGGCTGGTCCTCAACCTCGCCCCCACTGCGGAGCAGGACGGTGAGACCCTGGCCCGGCACGTGGCGTTCGCCGTCGAGGACATCGTCGCCACGGTGCGCCGCGTCCAGGAGGCCGGGGCGCGGCTGCTGCGCGTCCCGGCGAACTACCACGACGACCTGGAGGCCCGGTTCGAGTTCGCCGACGGGGAGTTGGAGACCTATCGCGAGCTCGGCATCCTCTACGACCGCGACGAGCGGGGCGGGGAGTTCCGCCACTGCTACACCGAGACGGTCGGCCATGTCTTCTTCGAGTTCGTGCAGCGCTCCGGCGGCTACACCGGGTTCGGCGCGGCCAATGCGCCCATCCGGCTGGCCGCACAGCGACGGCAGGAGTTCGTAAAGCCCCGACGCTGA